In one window of Pseudochaenichthys georgianus chromosome 5, fPseGeo1.2, whole genome shotgun sequence DNA:
- the LOC117446931 gene encoding caM kinase-like vesicle-associated protein, whose amino-acid sequence MPFGCLTLGQKKDYNNPSDVADKYDLGQIVKSEEFCEIFRAKDRNTLKMSTCKKFHKKDGRKVRKAAKNEIMILKMVKHHNILQLVDAFETKKEYFLFLELATGREVFDWILDQGYYSERDTSNVMRQVLEAVAYLHSLKIVHRNLKLENLVYFNRLKHSKIVISDFQLAKLEKGFIKDPCGTPEYLAPEVVGRQKYGRPVDCWAIGVIMYILLSGNPPFYDDADEDDDRDKNLFLKILSGDYEFDSPYWDDISDSAKTLVASLMEVDQDQRLTAQEAIAHEWISGNAASDKNIKDGVCAQIEKNFAKAKWKKAVRVTTLMKRLRASEPGDPGASGLVEGAAAEPSGAPAPAAGGSNLFAASLKAALSEKAPETQTATITAVSLPSAGRQEEQPQAPCNGDVTQVLPEKKED is encoded by the exons ATGCCATTTGGTTGTCTGACACTCGGGCAGAAGAAGGATTACAACAATCCCTCAGATGTGGCCGACAAATATGACCTCGGACAAATTGTTAAATC GGAGGAGTTTTGTGAGATATTCCGAGCGAAGGATAGGAACACCTTGAAAATGTCCACCTGTAAAAAGTTCCACAAAAAGGACGGAAGGAAAGTGAGGAAAGCGGCCAAGAATGAGATAATGATCTTAAAGAT gGTGAAACATCATAACATCCTCCAGCTGGTTGATGCTTTTGAAACAAAGAAAGAGTACTTCCTTTTTCTGGAGCT CGCTACAGGCAGGGAGGTATTCGACTGGATCTTAGATCAAGGATACTACTCTGAGAGGGACACCAGCAATGTTATGAGGCAGGTGTTGGAGGCTGTAGCTTACCTGCACTCTCTGAAAATTGTCCACAGAAATCTGAAG CTGGAGAACTTGGTGTACTTCAATCGTTTGAAACACTCCAAAATTGTTATCAGCGACTTCCAGTTGGCAAAACTGGAAAAAGGATTCATCAAGGACCCGTGTGGGACTCCAGAATATCTTG CTCCTGAGGTGGTGGGAAGGCAGAAATATGGACGACCTGTGGACTGTTGGGCCATCGGTGTCATCATGTATATACT TTTGTCTGGAAACCCACCTTTCTATGACGATGCCGATGAAGATGATGATCGTGATAAGAATCTTTTCCTAAAGATTTTGTCAGGCGACTATGAATTTGATTCCCCATACTGGGATGACATTTCAGACTCTG ccaAAACGTTAGTGGCATCTCTGATGGAAGTGGACCAAGACCAGCGATTGACAGCACAGGAAGCTATTGCACATGAATG GATTTCTGGAAATGCTGCCTCAGACAAGAACATCAAGGATGGTGTGTGTGCACAAATAGAAAAGAACTTCGCCAAAGCCAAATGGAAG AAAGCTGTAAGAGTGACCACCCTGATGAAGAGGCTTCGAGCGTCTGAGCCGGGCGATCCTGGGGCCTCCGGTCTTGTTgaaggagctgcagctgagcccAGCGGGGCTCCTGCTCCTGCAGCTGGGGGCAGCAATCTCTTTGCTGCCAGCCTCAAGGCAGCTCTCAGCGAAAAGGCTCCTGAGACACAGACTGCCACCATCACCGCAGTCTCCCTGCCCAGTGCaggcagacaggaagagcagccaCAGGCACCGTGCAATGGTGATGTTACCCAAGTGTTGCCAGAGAAAAAGGAAGACTAA